CGTTGAGGTAGACCGGCAGGGTGGCGACCAGGGTCTTGCCTTCACCGGTGCGCATCTCGGAGATGCGGCCCTGGTGCAGCACCATGCCGCCCAGCAACTGGACGTCGAAGTGGCGCTGGCCCAGGGTGCGCTTGGCGGCTTCGCGCACCGTGGCGAAGGCCTCGGCCATCAGGTCGTCCAGTTCGGTGCCGTTTTCCAGCCTCGAGCGGAACTCGGCGGTCTTGGCGCGCAGCTCGTCGTCGGAAAGCTTCTCGAAGGCAGGCTCCAAGGCGTTGACCGCCTCGACATGCTTCTTCAGCGGCTTGAGAACACGGTCGTTGGCGGTTCCGAAGATCCGCCGGGCAAGGGCGCCGAACATGAAGCTTCCCCAAGATAAGAGAGCAGGCCCGAAAGGGGCCTATCGCGACCGGCAAGAGATAGAGGCCGGCCCGCGTTCTGTCAATGTCGCGGGCCGATTTGTGGCCGGAGGAATGCCGGTTTTCAGGCGGCGTGGCGCAGGGCGGCGGCCATTTCCTCCAGCAGGGCCAGCACCTCGTGCGACGCGTCGTTGAGACGTTCCACCTCGGCCTGGGCCTCGGACACCTCTCCTCGGGCGTGCAGTTCCAGGGCGCGCTTGCCGTGGGCGTGGACGCGCTGGTGAGGGGTCAGCAGGTTGCCATAGGCGGGCAGGCCGGTGAGGCGGTCGTCCTTCAAGGTGTCGTACCACTTGCCCAGGCGGCAGGTGTGGTGGTCGGCCAACTGGTCGGGGGTCAGGTCGTTGCGCCCCATGATGCGGTCGATGATCGAGCGCTTGAAGCGGATATGGTCGTTCTTGGCCACCTGCAGCAGGGTCTCGGCGGTACCCAGCTTGGCGAAGTCCTCGGCCCGGCGGTCCAGCACCTGGGCCGCCTCGGTCATGGAGCCCAGCACCTGATCGATTTCCTCGAGATTATGCTCGGACAGGCTGGCGATCTGGCCGGTGGCGGCCGAGACCTCGGCGGCGGCGGCGTTCTGCTGCCCCAGGATGCCGGCGATGTCGTGCATGCGCCGCGTCACGCCGTCGATGCGCCCGGCGATGGATTCCAGCCCGCCGGTCACCTGGCCGACGGCGGCCATGCCGTCATTGGCGGCGGAGCGCGAGCGCTCCATGGACTCGCGGGCGCCGTTCATGTCGGCGACCAGGGTCTCGATGCGCGCGCGGATATCGACGGTGGCCTTGGCGGTCTGATTGGCCAGGGTCTTCACCTCGCCGGCCACCACGGCGAAGCCCTTGCCCGCCTCGCCGGCCCGCGCCGCCTCGATGGTGGCGTTCAAGGCCAGCAGATTGGTCTGGCCGGCGATGGCCTCGATCTGATCGATGATGGCGGCGATCTGGTCCGAGGCCCCGGACAGGGCCTCGATCTTGCCGCCCACGTCCGATACCGCCTGCAGCAGGCCGTCCATGGCCCGGCGGGCGGCGCTGGTGGCGGCGACGCCTTCCTTGGCGGCGCTCTCGGCGTCGGAGGCCTCCCCGGCGGCGATCTCCGAGGATTGCGAGATGGTGTTGACCGAGGCCACCAGTTCCTCGATGGCGCTGGCGATGGACTGGCTCTGCTCCGAGGCGCGGCGCACCGAGCCCGACATGCGGGTCAGCACCACGCCGGCCTCGTTGCTCTGCATGGCGGCCTCGACGATGCCCTCCAACTGCAGTTGCATGCCGTCCTTCAGGGATTTCTGCCCCTTCTCCAGTTCGATCAGGCTGCGCTGCTGCGCCGCCTCCAGTTCGGCGGTGCGTTCCACCTCCTTTTGCACCACCAGGACGGCGCGGGCCATGTGGCCGATCTCGTCGTTGCGGTCCAGGCCGTGGATGTTGACCGCGAAATCCCGCCTGGCGATGCGGTCCATGGCGGCGCTCATGGCCAGGACCGGCCGGGTGATGGTGCGGCTGAGCAGGATGCTAAGGATCATCGCCACGGTGACGGCGCCCAGGATCAGCCCGGCCATGGTCCGCCGCGCCTCGGACAACTGGGCGGCATAGTGGGAGGCGTCCATGGCGATCTCCGCCACGCCCAGCGGCTTGCCGCCGTAATCCTTGACCGCTCGGCCCAGCAGGGCGACGCGGCCGCCCTTGCCGTCCTCCCGCGCCTTGACGATGTCCTTGCCGTCCAGGGCGGCGGCGATCTCGGCCGAACTCAGTGCCGATTGGGCGACGGTGCCGGCGAAGATCTTGAACTCGTCCTTGGCCTTGACGTGCAGCGCCACGTCGACGCCGAACGCCTTCTTGAACTCCACGAAGAACGGCTGGCCGAAGGAGAGGCCGAACTCCACCGACCCCACGTGCCGGCCCGCGTCGAACAGCGGCATCAGGCCGCGCACCCCCAGGCCGGCCACGCCGTATTCCAGGCCGTGGGTCGGCTTTTGGGTGGTGTTGGTTTCCACCACGGTCTGGCGGATGGCCGACAGATCGTCGCCGAACTTGGCCGGGGCATGGACGCGCAGGAACGAGGTGGCGGGCGGGGTATGGAACTGGAACTGCTCGACGCCGAAGGGGGCGGCGATGGCCTTGAACATGGGAACCATCTGGGCGGCCAGGGCGTCCCGCTGGCCGGTGGCGACCTGATGGGGAATACCGGGCAGGTTGGCCACCAGGCCGGCCATGGCCTGGGCCTGATCGGCCGCGCCGCCGATGGCGTCGGACAATTGCTCGAAGCGGCCCATCAGCTCCCGCTGCTCGGCCTGCTCGATCAGCGAGACGGCGTGGTTGTTGCTGAACCACCCCATGGTGGCGGCGGTGCCCACCGACATGGCGACCAGGGCGGCGCCGAAGCGCGCGGCAATTCCAAAG
The sequence above is drawn from the Magnetospirillum sp. 15-1 genome and encodes:
- a CDS encoding methyl-accepting chemotaxis protein produces the protein MAFGIAARFGAALVAMSVGTAATMGWFSNNHAVSLIEQAEQRELMGRFEQLSDAIGGAADQAQAMAGLVANLPGIPHQVATGQRDALAAQMVPMFKAIAAPFGVEQFQFHTPPATSFLRVHAPAKFGDDLSAIRQTVVETNTTQKPTHGLEYGVAGLGVRGLMPLFDAGRHVGSVEFGLSFGQPFFVEFKKAFGVDVALHVKAKDEFKIFAGTVAQSALSSAEIAAALDGKDIVKAREDGKGGRVALLGRAVKDYGGKPLGVAEIAMDASHYAAQLSEARRTMAGLILGAVTVAMILSILLSRTITRPVLAMSAAMDRIARRDFAVNIHGLDRNDEIGHMARAVLVVQKEVERTAELEAAQQRSLIELEKGQKSLKDGMQLQLEGIVEAAMQSNEAGVVLTRMSGSVRRASEQSQSIASAIEELVASVNTISQSSEIAAGEASDAESAAKEGVAATSAARRAMDGLLQAVSDVGGKIEALSGASDQIAAIIDQIEAIAGQTNLLALNATIEAARAGEAGKGFAVVAGEVKTLANQTAKATVDIRARIETLVADMNGARESMERSRSAANDGMAAVGQVTGGLESIAGRIDGVTRRMHDIAGILGQQNAAAAEVSAATGQIASLSEHNLEEIDQVLGSMTEAAQVLDRRAEDFAKLGTAETLLQVAKNDHIRFKRSIIDRIMGRNDLTPDQLADHHTCRLGKWYDTLKDDRLTGLPAYGNLLTPHQRVHAHGKRALELHARGEVSEAQAEVERLNDASHEVLALLEEMAAALRHAA